From the genome of Zalophus californianus isolate mZalCal1 chromosome 6, mZalCal1.pri.v2, whole genome shotgun sequence, one region includes:
- the SERPINA4 gene encoding kallistatin — MHLANHLLLLLVRLLVLSHGQLHPEHYSQGNTGIPHQEAPSIGEGSPSLKIAPGNTAFALHFYHLMASQSPDSNIFFSPLSISASYAMLSLGARSHSQTQILEGLGFNLTELSEWDIHQGFQHLLHTLHLPGNGLEMHMGSALFLSQDLLILPEFLNDSVAFYESKLFLTNFHNSVGTAQLINDHIKEETQGKIVDLVSHLSTDITMVLVNYIYFKALWEKPFIPSKTTSQDFYVDENTVVKVPMMLQDTQHHWYLHDRFLPCSVLRMDYQGNMMAFFILPDKGKMKQVEEVLTPEMLTRWNNLLQKRYFYKKLKLHLPKFSISGAYQLDQILPKMGFMDLFSKQVDLSGITKERKLQVSKSFHKAILEVDEIGTQAAAATGSFITFMSAQHNRSVLRFNRPFLVAIFSTNTQSILFLGKVVNPTKL, encoded by the exons ATGCATCTTGCCAACCACTTGCTCCTCCTTCTGGTCAGACTGCTGGTCCTTTCTCATGGTCAGCTGCACCCTGAGCACTACAGCCAGGGTAACACTGGCATCCCCCATCAGGAAGCTCCAAGCATAGGTGAGGGCTCCCCCAGCCTCAAGATTGCCCCAGGGAATACAGCCTTTGCTCTCCACTTCTACCACCTGATGGCTTCCCAAAGTCCTGACAGCAACAtcttcttttccccactgagcatcTCTGCCTCCTATGCCATGCTGTCCCTGGGGGCCCGCTCGCACAGCCAGACCCAGATCCTTGAGGGTCTGGGCTTCAACCTCACAGAGCTGTCCGAATGGGACATCCACCAGGGCTTCCAGCACCTCCTACACACTCTCCACCTCCCGGGTAACGGGCTGGAGATGCACATGGGCAGTGCCCTGTTCCTGAGCCAGGACCTGCTGATCCTTCCGGAATTTCTTAACGACAGTGTGGCCTTCTATGAATCCAAACTCTTCCTCACCAACTTCCACAACTCTGTGGGCACCGCCCAGCTCATCAATGACCACATCAAGGAGGAAACTCAAGGGAAAATTGTGGATTTGGTCAGCCACCTGAGCACAGACATCACAATGGTGCTGGTGAATTACATTTACTTCAAAG cTCTGTGGGAGAAACCATTCATTCCCTCGAAGACCACTTCCCAAGACTTCTATGTTGATGAGAATACAGTAGTCAAGGTGCCTATGATGCTGCAGGACACACAGCACCACTGGTATCTTCATGACAGATTCTTGCCCTGCTCGGTGCTGCGAATGGATTATCAAGGAAACATGATGGCCTTTTTCATCCTTCCTGATAAAGGGAAAATGAAGCAGGTGGAGGAGGTCTTGACTCCAGAGATGCTAACAAGGTGGAACAACTTGCTTCAGAAGAG GTATTTTTATAAGAAGCTCAAGCTGCATTTACCCAAGTTCTCCATTTCTGGCGCCTATCAATTAGATCAGATTTTGCCCAAGATGGGCTTCATGGATCTGTTCTCGAAGCAGGTTGACCTGTCCGGCATCACCAAAGAGCGAAAACTGCAGGTGTCCAAG AGTTTCCACAAAGCCATTCTGGAGGTGGATGAGATTGGCACCCAGGCGGCAGCGGCCACTGGCAGCTTTATCACCTTTATGTCTGCCCAACACAATCGCAGTGTCCTTCGGTTCAACCGGCCCTTCCTCGTGGCGATCTTTTCCACCAACACCCAGAGCATCCTTTTCCTGGGCAAGGTTGTCAACCCCACGAAACTATAA